The following are from one region of the candidate division KSB1 bacterium genome:
- a CDS encoding endopeptidase La translates to MHIHFPSGAIPKDGPSAGVAVCMVVASVMAERPIRNDIAMTGEVTLRGKILPVGGIKEKISAAFRAGIHEIALPKENEKDLRELPKEIIRKTKFV, encoded by the coding sequence ATTCATATACATTTCCCGTCAGGAGCAATTCCCAAAGACGGACCCTCGGCGGGTGTGGCAGTCTGCATGGTGGTGGCCTCGGTAATGGCAGAGCGTCCGATAAGAAACGATATTGCCATGACCGGCGAAGTTACTCTGCGCGGTAAAATTTTGCCTGTGGGCGGCATAAAAGAAAAAATTTCTGCGGCATTTCGAGCCGGAATTCATGAAATTGCTCTTCCTAAAGAAAACGAAAAGGACTTAAGAGAGCTGCCCAAAGAAATCATTCGCAAAACAAAATTTGTTTT
- a CDS encoding four helix bundle protein, which yields MLELNHKNRDFWKVGIKFVIFIYEITEKFPKSELYGITNQIRRAAVSIPSNLAEGSSRRSPAERRRFFEIARSSLVELNTQIEIAIRLGYVSDEMNSKLDKMTNHLFGYDSINSAQEQVFGMYSKSPIIWHINVDNAPDGLDQKWSQDVTKYFNEAIKDSGRLKPEWKAFSGEVTLYGSFHFCFFDLYDWCPRARRPMAPRGTGTVPAEGNYFVIRDELSLKKMYAAIRRENRLREQGFDTGWKVSALQKAIDAMEQKFKNTNSDTTISANSIFIYISRQEQFPKTDPRRVWQSAWWWPR from the coding sequence TTTATTTACGAGATAACTGAAAAGTTTCCAAAATCAGAACTCTACGGTATAACGAATCAAATCAGAAGAGCCGCTGTTTCGATACCTTCTAATCTTGCAGAAGGTTCATCCCGAAGATCACCAGCCGAACGTAGGAGGTTTTTTGAAATCGCACGTTCTTCTCTCGTTGAACTTAATACGCAAATCGAAATTGCAATCAGGTTAGGTTATGTTTCAGATGAAATGAATTCGAAATTAGATAAAATGACGAATCACCTTTTTGGTTATGACTCGATCAACTCTGCTCAAGAACAGGTGTTTGGTATGTATTCAAAGAGTCCGATAATTTGGCACATCAATGTTGATAATGCGCCTGATGGACTGGATCAGAAATGGAGTCAGGATGTTACGAAATACTTCAACGAAGCGATTAAAGATTCCGGCAGGCTCAAACCAGAATGGAAAGCATTTTCTGGTGAAGTCACGCTCTATGGTTCGTTTCACTTTTGTTTCTTCGATCTTTATGATTGGTGTCCACGCGCAAGGCGACCGATGGCTCCACGAGGAACAGGAACAGTTCCGGCAGAAGGAAATTATTTTGTCATACGTGATGAACTATCATTGAAGAAAATGTATGCAGCCATTCGCAGAGAGAATCGACTCAGAGAACAAGGGTTTGACACTGGATGGAAAGTTAGTGCTTTGCAGAAGGCCATCGACGCGATGGAGCAGAAATTTAAAAACACAAATAGTGACACAACGATTTCAGCGAACTCGATATTCATATACATTTCCCGTCAGGAGCAATTCCCAAAGACGGACCCTCGGCGGGTGTGGCAGTCTGCATGGTGGTGGCCTCGGTAA